Below is a genomic region from Puniceicoccus vermicola.
GGGACGCTTGGGGTGCTCAGGATCCGGCTTACCGACCGGACAATCAATTCCCACCCAATCGCGGGCGAGCTCGATTTCGCCAAAAGGCACTCCAATCTGCGCCATGCCCCATGGCCCCGGATTCATACCAAGAAAGATCGCCCGCTTACGACCCTGCCCCCATTTTTTCAAATAGGTCTCATGCGCCTGCCAGGCGTAGGAAAGAGGATTGTAGACGTAAGCGGTCGGCTCCGCAAATGAGAGAGCGTCCACTTCCCGGGACAACTCCAGTGTCGCTTCGATCAATCCCTCACTCATTTTCGAAAATCCCTTCTGGCTTCCATTGCACTGCGCAACGTCACTGAATCGGCGTAAGTCACATCCCCTCCGCTCGGCAATCCGAACCCAATGCGGGTCGTCCGAATTTCCCGGTTCGACGGTAGAAGCGTCTCGGCGATATAATGACAGGTGGCTTCGCCCTCGATATCATTCGACAAGGCAAAAACGATCTCCGTGACCCCCAGCTTTTCGACCCGCTCGGAAAAGTTCTCCAAGTTCACATCTTCCGGACCCCGGTTTTGCAGCGGGGATAGCTTTCCATGCAGCACATGATAGAGCCCTTTCCAGCTGCCGGCCTCTTCGATCGCGACTAAGTCCTGGATCTTCTCTACCACGCAGAGGGATTGCTCATTGCGGCTCGCATCCGCACAGACCGAGCATCGCTGCCCCGTGCGGGCCAAATTGCCACAATCAGGGCAGCGATCAATTTCTCGGGCGGCGACCTCAAGAGAACGGGTAAAATTGGCCAAGCGATCACGTTCCCCGACTAGCAGGTGAACCGCAATTCTTTCTGCGGACCGCTTACCCAGCCCCGGTAAGGCCTTTAATGCTGCAACTAAATCATCGAAGGGCTCAGACATTCCCAAAGA
It encodes:
- the recR gene encoding recombination mediator RecR — translated: MSEPFDDLVAALKALPGLGKRSAERIAVHLLVGERDRLANFTRSLEVAAREIDRCPDCGNLARTGQRCSVCADASRNEQSLCVVEKIQDLVAIEEAGSWKGLYHVLHGKLSPLQNRGPEDVNLENFSERVEKLGVTEIVFALSNDIEGEATCHYIAETLLPSNREIRTTRIGFGLPSGGDVTYADSVTLRSAMEARRDFRK